A single genomic interval of Oryzias latipes chromosome 3, ASM223467v1 harbors:
- the shc4 gene encoding SHC-transforming protein 4 isoform X2 → MLKRTKYSRLRNDSLTSLEDHPQRMVPLKRDLCLDSEFAPRGSGTPSHHGSTLGDYVPHMKSSQPQSPTCLQGVQPNTTGDKPAPGHSDKPLDGSFSNCLIHPALLCTKRPITLHRVTSLPCPSCSQHRDHMCCLKPSSAADDWTGVRASDRAAHHHVKYMGSVEVTQSMRILDFETRMQVTREAISRLCEKTAVKTKRAASKGPSAVLGEINMQFSGTKAILTVSTNSVTLMAPSTLQRIAHHPMQAISFASGGDPDMTDYVAYVAKDLFNKRACHILECPHGRASEVLNSIGQAFEARFRQLLSQTSTLLSTRSALRICPKRCPEETSTCPKVKQDRDVSEQPDYYNVNPEKDLHLYGNEAQKADKQEVSSSPVSPYENCTVLDETPAPPAAASPQPEVRAEQWTSPFNGRDRSLVQKEGWFHGRLGREQAESLLTCSGDFLVRESSSASGQYVLSGMEGATVRHLLLVDPHGQVRTRDLVFQSVGHLVRFHMEKQLPIISGSSELCLKQPILQTH, encoded by the exons ATGCTGAAGCGTACTAAATACAGCCGTCTGCGGAATGATTCACTGACATCTTTGGAGGATCACCCCCAAAGAATGGTGCCCCTAAAGAGGGACCTGTGCTTAGACTCTGAGTTTGCTCCGCGTGGCTCTGGGACTCCCTCTCATCATGGGTCCACTCTAGGGGACTACGTTCCCCATATGAAGAGCAGCCAGCCTCAAAGTCCCACTTGTCTCCAAGGAGTACAACCAAACACAACCGGGGACAAACCAGCACCTGGACACTCAGACAAACCGCTGGATGGGAGCTTCTCCAACTGCCTCATTCATCCTGCTCTGCTGTGTACGAAGCGACCCATCACTCTGCACCGGGTGACCAGCCTCCCCTGTCCTTCCTGTTCTCAACACAGAGACCACATGTGCTGTTTGAAGCCctcctctgctgcagatgactgGACAGGCGTGAGGGCAAGCGACAGAGCAGCTCACCATCACGTTAAG TACATGGGCAGCGTGGAGGTGACCCAATCCATGAGAATCCTTGACTTTGAAACAAGAATGCAGGTCACACG tgAGGCAATCAGCAGGCTTTGTGAGAAAACAGCAGTGAAAACGAAAAGG GCCGCGAGTAAGGGACCGTCTGCTGTTCTGGGTGAAATTAACATGCAGTTTTCTGGGACTAAAGCCATCCTCACTGTCTCTACCAACAGTGTGACACTGATGGCACCCTCAACGTTACAG AGAATTGCTCACCACCCAATGCAGGCCATCTCATTTGCCTCTGGAGGAGACCCC GACATGACAGACTATGTGGCTTATGTTGCAAAGGACCTCTTCAATAAGAGAG CCTGTCACATTTTGGAGTGTCCCCATGGTCGAGCCAGTGAAGTTCTCAACAGTATCGGTCAGGCCTTTGAGGCTCGCTTCCGACAGCTTCTTAGCCAAACATCAACTCTTCTCTCCACGAG ATCAGCTCTGAGGATCTGTCCCAAGCGGTGCCCAGAGGAGACATCAACATGTCCGAAGGTCAAGCAGGACAGGGATGTTAGTGAGCAACCGGATTATTACAATGTCAACCCAGAAAAGGACCTACATCTTTATGGAAACGAGGCGCAGAAGGCTGATAAGCAGGAG GTCAGCTCGTCTCCTGTTTCCCCGTATGAGAACTGCACCGTCTTAGACGAAACTCCAGCGCCACCTGCAG CGGCCTCCCCACAGCCCGAGGTCAGGGCTGAGCAATGGACTTCTCCATTTAATGGCAGAGACCGGAGCTTGGTCCAGAAAGAAGGCTGGTTCCATGGCAG GTTGGGCAGAGAACAAGCAGAGTCACTTCTCACCTGCAGTGGGGATTTCCTGGTCAGAGAGAGCAGCTCTGCTTCTGGCCAGTACGTACTCAGCGGCATGGAGGGAGCCACCGTGCGACATCTTCTGCTGGTTGACCCACATGGTCAG GTTCGAACGCGTGACCTGGTGTTTCAAAGTGTCGGCCACCTGGTGCGGTTCCACATGGAGAAGCAGCTGCCTATCATTTCTGGAAGCAGCGAGCTGTGTCTAAAGCAGCCGATTCTGCAAACACACTAA
- the shc4 gene encoding SHC-transforming protein 4 isoform X1, whose product MKEQTRLGSQPALFPGMLKRTKYSRLRNDSLTSLEDHPQRMVPLKRDLCLDSEFAPRGSGTPSHHGSTLGDYVPHMKSSQPQSPTCLQGVQPNTTGDKPAPGHSDKPLDGSFSNCLIHPALLCTKRPITLHRVTSLPCPSCSQHRDHMCCLKPSSAADDWTGVRASDRAAHHHVKYMGSVEVTQSMRILDFETRMQVTREAISRLCEKTAVKTKRAASKGPSAVLGEINMQFSGTKAILTVSTNSVTLMAPSTLQRIAHHPMQAISFASGGDPDMTDYVAYVAKDLFNKRACHILECPHGRASEVLNSIGQAFEARFRQLLSQTSTLLSTRSALRICPKRCPEETSTCPKVKQDRDVSEQPDYYNVNPEKDLHLYGNEAQKADKQEVSSSPVSPYENCTVLDETPAPPAAASPQPEVRAEQWTSPFNGRDRSLVQKEGWFHGRLGREQAESLLTCSGDFLVRESSSASGQYVLSGMEGATVRHLLLVDPHGQVRTRDLVFQSVGHLVRFHMEKQLPIISGSSELCLKQPILQTH is encoded by the exons ATGAAAGAGCAAACCAGGTTAGGATCACAGCCAGCGCTCTTTCCAG GTATGCTGAAGCGTACTAAATACAGCCGTCTGCGGAATGATTCACTGACATCTTTGGAGGATCACCCCCAAAGAATGGTGCCCCTAAAGAGGGACCTGTGCTTAGACTCTGAGTTTGCTCCGCGTGGCTCTGGGACTCCCTCTCATCATGGGTCCACTCTAGGGGACTACGTTCCCCATATGAAGAGCAGCCAGCCTCAAAGTCCCACTTGTCTCCAAGGAGTACAACCAAACACAACCGGGGACAAACCAGCACCTGGACACTCAGACAAACCGCTGGATGGGAGCTTCTCCAACTGCCTCATTCATCCTGCTCTGCTGTGTACGAAGCGACCCATCACTCTGCACCGGGTGACCAGCCTCCCCTGTCCTTCCTGTTCTCAACACAGAGACCACATGTGCTGTTTGAAGCCctcctctgctgcagatgactgGACAGGCGTGAGGGCAAGCGACAGAGCAGCTCACCATCACGTTAAG TACATGGGCAGCGTGGAGGTGACCCAATCCATGAGAATCCTTGACTTTGAAACAAGAATGCAGGTCACACG tgAGGCAATCAGCAGGCTTTGTGAGAAAACAGCAGTGAAAACGAAAAGG GCCGCGAGTAAGGGACCGTCTGCTGTTCTGGGTGAAATTAACATGCAGTTTTCTGGGACTAAAGCCATCCTCACTGTCTCTACCAACAGTGTGACACTGATGGCACCCTCAACGTTACAG AGAATTGCTCACCACCCAATGCAGGCCATCTCATTTGCCTCTGGAGGAGACCCC GACATGACAGACTATGTGGCTTATGTTGCAAAGGACCTCTTCAATAAGAGAG CCTGTCACATTTTGGAGTGTCCCCATGGTCGAGCCAGTGAAGTTCTCAACAGTATCGGTCAGGCCTTTGAGGCTCGCTTCCGACAGCTTCTTAGCCAAACATCAACTCTTCTCTCCACGAG ATCAGCTCTGAGGATCTGTCCCAAGCGGTGCCCAGAGGAGACATCAACATGTCCGAAGGTCAAGCAGGACAGGGATGTTAGTGAGCAACCGGATTATTACAATGTCAACCCAGAAAAGGACCTACATCTTTATGGAAACGAGGCGCAGAAGGCTGATAAGCAGGAG GTCAGCTCGTCTCCTGTTTCCCCGTATGAGAACTGCACCGTCTTAGACGAAACTCCAGCGCCACCTGCAG CGGCCTCCCCACAGCCCGAGGTCAGGGCTGAGCAATGGACTTCTCCATTTAATGGCAGAGACCGGAGCTTGGTCCAGAAAGAAGGCTGGTTCCATGGCAG GTTGGGCAGAGAACAAGCAGAGTCACTTCTCACCTGCAGTGGGGATTTCCTGGTCAGAGAGAGCAGCTCTGCTTCTGGCCAGTACGTACTCAGCGGCATGGAGGGAGCCACCGTGCGACATCTTCTGCTGGTTGACCCACATGGTCAG GTTCGAACGCGTGACCTGGTGTTTCAAAGTGTCGGCCACCTGGTGCGGTTCCACATGGAGAAGCAGCTGCCTATCATTTCTGGAAGCAGCGAGCTGTGTCTAAAGCAGCCGATTCTGCAAACACACTAA